From Halichoerus grypus chromosome 6, mHalGry1.hap1.1, whole genome shotgun sequence, one genomic window encodes:
- the RABL2B gene encoding rab-like protein 2B isoform X11: protein MLVFDVQRKVTYKNLSTWYTELREFRPEIPCIVVANKIDADIKMTQKSFNFARKFSLPLYFVSAADGTNVVKLFNDAIRLAVSYKHNSRDFMDEVLQELENFDLEQKEEEAPDRVQRGDIESPSPS from the exons ATGTTG GTGTTTGATGTGCAGAGGAAAGTAACCTACAAGAACCTGAGCACTTGGTATACAGAGCTTCGGGAGTTCAGGCCAGAGATCCCATGCATCGTGGTGGCCAATAAAATTGATG CAGACATAAAGATGACCCAAAAGAGCTTCAATTTTGCCAGGAAGTTCTCCCTTCCCCTGTACTTTGTCTCAGCTGCTGATGGTACCAATGTCGTGAAG CTCTTCAATGATGCGATTCGATTAGCTGTGTCTTACAAACACAACTCCCGGGACTTCATGGACGAGGTTTTGCAGGAGCTTGAG AACTTTGATttggagcagaaggaggaggaagcgCCAGACCGAGTGCAGCGTGGCGACATCGagagcccctccccttcctga
- the RABL2B gene encoding rab-like protein 2B isoform X10 gives MHASYYHKAHACIMVFDVQRKVTYKNLSTWYTELREFRPEIPCIVVANKIDADIKMTQKSFNFARKFSLPLYFVSAADGTNVVKLFNDAIRLAVSYKHNSRDFMDEVLQELENFDLEQKEEEAPDRVQRGDIESPSPS, from the exons GTGTTTGATGTGCAGAGGAAAGTAACCTACAAGAACCTGAGCACTTGGTATACAGAGCTTCGGGAGTTCAGGCCAGAGATCCCATGCATCGTGGTGGCCAATAAAATTGATG CAGACATAAAGATGACCCAAAAGAGCTTCAATTTTGCCAGGAAGTTCTCCCTTCCCCTGTACTTTGTCTCAGCTGCTGATGGTACCAATGTCGTGAAG CTCTTCAATGATGCGATTCGATTAGCTGTGTCTTACAAACACAACTCCCGGGACTTCATGGACGAGGTTTTGCAGGAGCTTGAG AACTTTGATttggagcagaaggaggaggaagcgCCAGACCGAGTGCAGCGTGGCGACATCGagagcccctccccttcctga